In the genome of Bremerella sp. JC817, one region contains:
- a CDS encoding GMC oxidoreductase, whose amino-acid sequence MTFNASKYVNFVSADTAARERLTLQYMGPRDDFDLIVIGSGMGGGVLADDLAERLGRHQRILVLEAGSFLYPTHVYNFCRFPNASVAKHFGCDTFWQDSNSSDADQFIGEKPQLNFGGRSIFWSGLIPTLQGWELDFFPHRVRQDLVSGLLNRAGEVMNESRSLGAAAEAVVTRLRASSLAADFSIQQTPRALHQPYLEPNGIPKDEFFTEPTGVFNTAELLVNQLGLSPGVSHGDGSGLHILLRHFVEDIQNHGGHMEVVARNLATGDIRTLKAGRVILAAGSIESPKLLRRSSLFPNLPNEVKWLVGRGLTDHPTTDGTHTFVDGIGDVNLDPTDHAKIVFYSRGLRDGNRIRYPFNVEMNLNHERWHLRDNDPSESVPPSPEGLARIDIKFSFGNCLDDDNLIEPAPPFEYVPKINFHNQKKADRLAHSRLPALANWHGGTNQIWDILNDVTHRIFSQFRVHGQSARPADEAWYGQNWKGFGYGTVHHAAGSLRMPSRPAVDQPFSPHSVVDEDLRVIGADRLYVCDMSVMPISTAANPVRTLVGLALRLSQHLG is encoded by the coding sequence ATGACATTCAACGCCTCGAAGTATGTGAATTTCGTATCCGCTGATACTGCCGCACGCGAACGGTTAACGCTGCAGTACATGGGGCCACGCGACGATTTTGACTTAATCGTGATCGGTTCCGGCATGGGAGGCGGCGTGCTTGCCGATGACCTGGCCGAACGACTGGGACGCCATCAGCGCATTCTCGTTTTGGAGGCGGGATCGTTTCTGTATCCGACACATGTCTACAACTTTTGCCGGTTCCCCAATGCCAGCGTCGCAAAGCACTTCGGTTGCGATACGTTTTGGCAAGATAGCAACTCCTCCGACGCCGATCAGTTTATCGGCGAGAAGCCTCAACTAAACTTTGGCGGTCGATCGATCTTTTGGTCAGGTTTGATTCCCACACTGCAAGGTTGGGAACTTGATTTCTTTCCCCATCGTGTACGGCAAGATCTCGTTTCCGGCCTATTGAATCGTGCCGGTGAAGTGATGAATGAGTCACGCTCCCTCGGGGCCGCCGCCGAAGCCGTGGTCACTCGCTTGCGTGCTTCCAGCCTGGCAGCCGATTTTTCGATTCAGCAGACGCCCCGTGCACTTCACCAGCCTTACCTCGAACCCAACGGCATCCCTAAAGATGAGTTCTTTACGGAACCAACCGGCGTCTTCAATACTGCAGAACTATTGGTGAATCAGCTTGGTTTAAGTCCTGGGGTAAGCCATGGTGATGGGTCCGGTCTACATATTTTGCTTCGCCATTTCGTGGAGGATATCCAAAACCATGGCGGTCACATGGAAGTGGTGGCTAGAAATTTGGCGACGGGGGATATCCGCACCCTGAAAGCTGGCCGCGTCATCCTGGCGGCTGGTTCAATCGAAAGCCCTAAACTTCTACGGCGATCAAGCTTGTTTCCGAATCTTCCCAACGAGGTGAAGTGGCTTGTTGGTCGTGGCCTGACCGATCATCCGACAACCGATGGAACGCATACGTTCGTCGACGGAATTGGTGATGTGAATCTCGATCCAACCGACCACGCCAAGATTGTTTTCTATTCTCGGGGACTGCGTGATGGCAATCGGATTCGCTATCCGTTCAATGTTGAGATGAACTTGAATCACGAACGCTGGCATCTTCGCGACAACGATCCCTCGGAATCCGTGCCACCTTCCCCGGAAGGGCTCGCCCGAATCGATATCAAGTTTAGCTTTGGCAATTGCCTTGACGATGACAATCTTATCGAGCCCGCGCCACCTTTCGAGTACGTCCCGAAGATTAACTTCCATAACCAGAAGAAGGCCGATCGACTCGCCCATTCGAGATTGCCAGCATTGGCCAATTGGCATGGAGGCACCAATCAAATCTGGGATATCCTGAACGATGTCACGCATCGGATCTTTTCCCAGTTTCGTGTTCACGGGCAGAGTGCTCGGCCTGCCGATGAGGCCTGGTATGGTCAGAACTGGAAAGGCTTCGGCTATGGGACGGTGCACCATGCGGCAGGTTCGCTGCGCATGCCTTCACGACCAGCCGTTGATCAACCGTTCTCACCGCACTCCGTGGTGGATGAAGATTTGAGGGTCATTGGTGCGGATCGCTTGTACGTGTGTGACATGTCCGTGATGCCGATCAGTACCGCAGCCAATCCGGTACGCACACTCGTCGGACTCGCGCTCCGTCTGTCGCAGCATCTTGGCTAG
- a CDS encoding ankyrin repeat domain-containing protein, translating to MVRGQAIATRNMLVMLALLLSVPAAGYLYAHRSDTVQYAIRHGDMVLLKQLVRSHEDATQRLRVPGPEENWGEPIHLAAAARHPEVVQYLLELGADPNAQTDDGMTPLFYCHSTEKLLVNDPANRAFPNHAVLVQEVLLAAGANIDHRYNGITPLMWAVKNCDLPVVRSLLDHNAAMNLIDYNARTALDHANEIKPTVTRHLLVTMLTEHGAISAQAATTN from the coding sequence ATGGTTCGTGGGCAGGCGATTGCTACGCGAAATATGCTGGTGATGCTGGCACTGTTGTTATCCGTGCCGGCAGCAGGCTACCTCTATGCTCACCGTTCCGACACGGTGCAGTATGCGATTCGCCACGGCGATATGGTGCTGCTGAAGCAACTCGTTCGCTCGCATGAAGATGCCACGCAGCGTCTTCGCGTGCCTGGCCCTGAAGAGAATTGGGGAGAGCCGATTCACCTGGCAGCGGCGGCCCGCCATCCGGAAGTCGTTCAGTATTTGCTAGAACTTGGCGCGGACCCCAATGCCCAAACCGACGACGGCATGACACCGCTGTTCTATTGCCACAGCACCGAAAAGCTGCTGGTCAACGATCCGGCGAATCGCGCTTTTCCGAATCACGCCGTGCTGGTGCAAGAAGTACTGCTGGCTGCTGGTGCCAACATCGACCATCGCTACAACGGCATCACGCCGCTCATGTGGGCGGTGAAGAATTGCGACTTGCCAGTAGTTCGCTCGCTGCTGGATCATAACGCGGCGATGAACCTGATCGATTACAACGCACGAACAGCGCTCGATCACGCGAACGAAATCAAACCGACAGTCACTCGACATCTGCTGGTCACCATGCTCACCGAGCACGGAGCAATTTCGGCCCAAGCCGCCACCACGAATTAA
- a CDS encoding tetratricopeptide repeat protein, giving the protein MDDSSAGRGSVGDGDWAAGDVASGRVEFFLDLNRLDEALIEAQRWASLEPHNPYALAQLGYCYSRKFKVREAIENAQAALAISPSSHFMQVNLGICYHNTAQPEKAIEALLPTLAIDPNDATVYEILAECYLHTEEYDTALTHCESAIALNPAAASPWNLKGRLLIEKLQPEPALVALREALRREPNHANTHYQMGVCFFMQGKREQARHQFQETLRLDPPDVLAKWQLGRLDSVLLPSVYSPFEWYASGLRLYSKGLQAVLNDKATIWLVLLLTVVYLAMWLWHRDNDVVAWILSIAPLIIPYAVLPIWILPISHTLFPFETNMQQFVWQKRLGLRLLAASLLAIVVAGVWGLVTWDGLVFGSALTAAYVYLAAAQFVLKDTWAESLPVAKYVVTSFVLAVVVGVKVFFVDHTTETVATHVMLNVIGWLGMLTFFREIRYDPPKETEPPTEATEEVVQVEVIED; this is encoded by the coding sequence ATGGACGATTCTTCGGCGGGCCGGGGTTCGGTGGGGGATGGGGATTGGGCTGCGGGGGACGTGGCTTCGGGGCGGGTCGAGTTCTTTTTGGATCTCAACCGTTTGGACGAGGCCCTGATCGAGGCACAGCGGTGGGCTTCGCTTGAGCCGCACAACCCCTACGCGCTCGCGCAGCTTGGCTACTGCTATTCGCGGAAGTTCAAGGTTCGCGAGGCGATCGAGAACGCTCAGGCCGCCCTGGCCATCTCTCCCAGTTCGCACTTCATGCAGGTCAATCTGGGCATTTGCTATCACAACACGGCTCAGCCTGAGAAAGCGATCGAGGCGCTGCTGCCGACGCTGGCCATCGATCCGAACGATGCCACCGTGTATGAAATTCTGGCCGAGTGCTATCTGCATACCGAAGAGTACGACACCGCCTTGACGCATTGCGAAAGCGCGATCGCGCTGAACCCTGCGGCGGCCAGCCCATGGAATTTGAAGGGTCGGCTGCTGATCGAGAAGTTGCAGCCAGAGCCGGCGCTGGTGGCGCTGCGGGAAGCCCTTCGCCGCGAACCGAACCACGCCAACACGCACTATCAGATGGGCGTCTGCTTCTTCATGCAAGGGAAGCGGGAGCAGGCCCGTCATCAGTTTCAAGAAACACTACGACTCGACCCGCCCGACGTGCTGGCCAAGTGGCAGTTGGGAAGGCTCGATTCGGTTCTGCTCCCAAGTGTGTACTCGCCGTTTGAATGGTATGCGTCCGGCTTGCGGCTCTATTCCAAAGGACTGCAGGCCGTGCTCAACGACAAGGCCACCATCTGGCTGGTGTTGCTGCTGACGGTCGTTTACCTCGCCATGTGGCTCTGGCATCGCGACAACGACGTGGTGGCTTGGATCTTAAGCATCGCGCCGCTGATCATTCCTTACGCGGTACTGCCGATCTGGATCTTGCCGATTTCGCACACGCTGTTTCCATTTGAAACGAACATGCAGCAGTTCGTCTGGCAGAAGCGGCTCGGGCTGCGGCTGTTGGCGGCGTCGCTCTTGGCGATCGTCGTTGCCGGCGTATGGGGTTTGGTGACCTGGGATGGCCTGGTGTTCGGTTCGGCCTTGACCGCCGCGTACGTTTACCTGGCCGCGGCCCAGTTCGTGTTGAAAGATACCTGGGCCGAGTCCCTTCCGGTCGCCAAGTACGTGGTCACTTCCTTCGTGCTGGCCGTCGTCGTTGGCGTGAAAGTGTTCTTCGTCGACCACACCACCGAAACAGTCGCCACCCACGTGATGTTGAACGTAATCGGCTGGCTAGGCATGCTGACCTTCTTCCGAGAAATCCGCTACGACCCGCCCAAAGAAACCGAGCCCCCAACCGAAGCCACCGAAGAAGTCGTTCAGGTCGAAGTGATCGAGGATTGA
- a CDS encoding ankyrin repeat domain-containing protein, protein MLTRRNGLTTLIVIFVMLLIGLAIGGYKYAQSRYSVHQALANGDIRLVRSQIRNRLEASHHLRLNQHHEQWGLPLHVATSGSQAEVVEYLIELGADVNAETHDGMTPLFFCRSPNELRQVTNDQRSHPNPALEVQLILIDAGGNVNKPWGGITPLMWAVQNQDLPVAAALIHHGASVNATDHSFRTALDYARDIEQPIVRHRLMTLLTNHGGWSGEDYRP, encoded by the coding sequence ATGCTCACGCGACGCAATGGCCTGACGACGCTGATCGTCATTTTTGTGATGCTGCTGATCGGCCTTGCGATTGGCGGTTACAAGTATGCTCAATCGCGATACTCGGTTCACCAGGCACTCGCCAACGGCGATATACGGCTGGTCAGAAGCCAGATCCGCAACCGGCTGGAAGCATCGCATCATCTGCGTTTAAACCAGCATCACGAGCAATGGGGCCTGCCGCTGCACGTGGCGACCAGTGGCAGCCAGGCCGAAGTGGTCGAGTACCTGATCGAACTGGGGGCCGATGTCAACGCTGAAACGCACGACGGTATGACCCCTTTGTTCTTCTGCCGATCCCCCAATGAATTGCGACAGGTGACGAACGATCAGCGGTCGCATCCGAACCCGGCCCTCGAAGTGCAATTGATTCTTATCGATGCAGGGGGCAACGTGAACAAGCCCTGGGGAGGCATCACGCCGCTGATGTGGGCCGTGCAAAACCAAGACCTGCCGGTTGCCGCGGCATTGATCCACCACGGTGCCAGCGTTAACGCCACCGACCACTCGTTCCGAACCGCGCTCGACTACGCACGGGACATCGAACAACCGATCGTGCGGCACCGACTGATGACCCTGCTCACCAACCATGGTGGCTGGTCCGGGGAAGACTATCGCCCGTAA